From one Buchnera aphidicola (Therioaphis trifolii) genomic stretch:
- the hemW gene encoding radical SAM family heme chaperone HemW, with product MIFIPPLSLYIHIPWCLKKCPYCDFNAYTLKNHDSQINYIQHLIQDLKNDVSIIKKRTIKTIFIGGGTPSILNNYLIKYLIQKIKTIVSIKKNTEITIEVNPENITIEKILKYQESGINRISFGIQTFNNKLLKLIGRNHTSKKIIILLNEIKKNIKINFNIDLIYGLPEQTLKNCLSDLEQAILINPNHISWYQLNIEKNTVFYYQKPNLPKDSIIWNMYNQGNSLLLQSQYQRYEISSYCKHNQFCFHNLNYWKFGDYIGIGCGSHSKITQKNGKIIRIIKKKRIYDYCNIRKIYIEKKYQIINQDKPFEYFMNIFRLFQPIQKKYFYLYTNLKIKYIKKNIKKAILKGYILKNNKYWKISKKGKNYLNNLLELFIII from the coding sequence ATGATTTTTATTCCCCCACTTAGTTTATATATTCATATACCATGGTGTTTAAAAAAATGTCCATATTGTGATTTTAATGCATATACATTAAAAAATCATGATTCACAAATCAATTATATTCAACATTTAATTCAAGATTTAAAAAATGATGTATCTATTATTAAAAAAAGAACTATAAAGACAATTTTTATAGGCGGAGGAACTCCAAGTATATTAAATAATTATTTAATAAAATACTTAATACAAAAAATAAAAACAATCGTATCTATTAAAAAAAATACAGAAATTACAATTGAAGTTAATCCTGAAAATATTACAATTGAAAAAATATTAAAATATCAAGAATCAGGTATTAATAGAATATCATTTGGAATACAAACTTTTAATAATAAATTATTAAAATTAATTGGAAGAAATCATACTTCAAAAAAAATCATTATATTATTAAATGAAATTAAAAAAAATATTAAAATCAATTTTAATATAGATTTAATATATGGATTACCTGAACAAACTTTAAAAAATTGTCTATCAGATTTAGAACAAGCAATTTTAATTAATCCAAATCATATTTCTTGGTATCAATTAAATATAGAAAAAAATACTGTATTTTATTACCAAAAACCAAATTTACCAAAAGATTCTATAATATGGAACATGTATAATCAAGGTAATAGTTTATTATTACAATCGCAATATCAAAGATATGAAATATCTTCATATTGTAAACACAATCAATTTTGTTTTCATAATTTAAATTATTGGAAATTTGGAGATTATATTGGTATAGGTTGTGGTTCACATAGTAAAATAACACAAAAAAATGGAAAAATAATAAGAATAATAAAAAAAAAAAGAATTTATGATTACTGTAATATAAGAAAAATATATATTGAAAAAAAATATCAAATTATTAATCAAGATAAACCATTTGAATATTTTATGAATATTTTTAGATTATTTCAACCAATACAAAAAAAATATTTTTATTTATATACAAATTTAAAAATAAAATATATAAAAAAAAATATTAAAAAAGCAATTTTAAAAGGATATATTTTAAAAAATAATAAATATTGGAAAATATCAAAAAAAGGCAAAAATTATTTAAATAATTTATTAGAATTATTTATAATAATATAA
- the trmB gene encoding tRNA (guanosine(46)-N7)-methyltransferase TrmB, protein MKNIITNNVIIPQYNKQGIFLRRVRSFTCRNRPIKKNMINILKNYWPYFGLNFENRFINLNNVFNKKNSPIILEIGFGNGENLLYNALHYKKYNILGIEVYIPGISNIFNKIHHSKIHIDNLKIILHDATEVLKFMIQDNTIQIIQLFFPDPWPKKKHHKRRILNIEFIKLISKKLINNGILHIITDCKLYNEYIINNINIIKNFINLSDHFYYFISSNLKKMTYFEKKARLYKKNIFNLIFQCRK, encoded by the coding sequence ATGAAAAATATTATTACTAATAATGTAATTATACCACAGTATAATAAACAAGGTATTTTTTTACGTCGAGTACGTAGTTTTACATGTAGAAATCGACCTATAAAAAAAAATATGATTAATATTTTAAAAAATTATTGGCCATATTTTGGTTTAAATTTTGAGAATAGATTTATTAATTTGAATAATGTATTTAATAAAAAAAATTCACCTATAATATTAGAAATTGGTTTTGGAAATGGTGAAAATTTACTTTATAATGCTTTACATTATAAAAAATATAATATTTTAGGTATTGAAGTATATATACCAGGTATTAGTAATATTTTTAATAAAATACATCACTCAAAAATACATATTGATAATTTAAAGATTATTTTACATGATGCAACAGAAGTATTAAAATTTATGATTCAAGATAATACAATACAAATTATTCAATTATTTTTTCCTGATCCATGGCCAAAAAAAAAACATCATAAGCGAAGAATTTTAAATATAGAATTTATTAAATTAATTTCAAAAAAATTAATTAATAATGGAATTTTACATATAATAACTGATTGTAAATTATATAATGAATATATTATAAATAATATTAATATAATAAAAAATTTTATCAATTTATCAGATCATTTTTATTATTTTATATCATCAAATTTAAAAAAAATGACTTATTTTGAAAAAAAAGCAAGATTATATAAAAAAAATATTTTTAATTTAATTTTTCAGTGTAGAAAATAA
- the mutY gene encoding A/G-specific adenine glycosylase yields MQNWKFSQIIINWQHYFGRNNLPWQKNNNPYYIWISEIMLQQTQVKTVIPYFNKFITQFNNIKSLSKSNLNKILYLWSGLGYYNRANNIYKTAKIIINNYNGNFPNNFNNLIKLPGIGKTTAHAILSLSYNFSFPILDGNVKRILIRFYNLKIENSKKKINENKLWKIINQITPIHNAKKFNQGMMDLGALICTYKKPKCYICPLKNSCQYDNTINIQKNIKKNKIKKKTIFYMILQYKNFIVFENRKKRIWNKLFCFPEFNNLKEMQYWLLKNNIFNFNYKKYFYKIHKLSHLKIKMIFINIKIKKKIKININKNKCWYNLKKKIHIGIPKPIYDIIIQLHK; encoded by the coding sequence ATGCAAAATTGGAAATTTTCACAAATTATAATTAATTGGCAACATTATTTTGGAAGAAATAATTTACCTTGGCAAAAAAATAATAATCCATATTATATATGGATTTCAGAAATTATGTTACAACAAACACAAGTTAAAACTGTTATACCATATTTTAATAAATTTATTACTCAATTTAATAATATTAAATCTTTATCAAAATCTAATTTAAATAAAATATTATATTTATGGAGTGGATTAGGATATTATAATAGAGCTAATAATATTTATAAAACAGCAAAAATTATAATAAATAATTATAATGGAAATTTTCCTAATAATTTTAATAATTTAATAAAATTACCAGGAATTGGAAAAACTACAGCACATGCTATTTTATCATTATCATATAATTTTTCTTTTCCAATTTTAGATGGAAATGTAAAAAGAATATTAATACGTTTTTATAATTTAAAAATAGAAAATTCTAAAAAAAAAATTAATGAAAACAAATTATGGAAAATAATTAATCAAATTACTCCTATTCATAATGCTAAAAAATTTAATCAAGGTATGATGGATTTAGGAGCTTTAATATGTACATATAAAAAACCAAAATGTTATATTTGTCCTTTAAAAAATTCTTGTCAATATGATAATACAATTAATATTCAAAAAAATATAAAAAAAAATAAAATAAAAAAAAAAACAATTTTTTATATGATATTACAATATAAAAATTTTATTGTTTTTGAAAACAGAAAAAAAAGAATATGGAATAAGTTATTTTGTTTTCCTGAATTTAATAATTTAAAAGAAATGCAATATTGGTTATTAAAAAATAATATTTTTAATTTTAATTATAAAAAATATTTTTATAAAATACATAAATTAAGTCATTTAAAAATTAAAATGATTTTTATTAACATAAAAATAAAAAAAAAAATAAAAATTAATATCAATAAAAATAAATGTTGGTATAATTTAAAAAAAAAAATACATATTGGAATACCAAAACCAATATATGATATAATAATTCAATTACATAAATAA
- a CDS encoding oxidative damage protection protein — MKFIFCKYFKKKLEGFEKPFYPGEIGKKIYNNISKKAWKIWIHEQTKFINENNLNMINQKDNNKVEQYMIKFLFKKK, encoded by the coding sequence ATGAAATTTATTTTTTGTAAATATTTTAAAAAAAAATTAGAAGGTTTTGAAAAACCATTTTATCCTGGTGAAATAGGAAAAAAAATTTACAATAATATTTCTAAAAAAGCTTGGAAAATATGGATTCATGAACAAACAAAATTTATTAATGAAAATAATTTAAATATGATTAATCAAAAAGATAACAATAAAGTTGAACAATATATGATAAAATTTTTATTTAAAAAAAAATAA
- the sbcB gene encoding exodeoxyribonuclease I, which yields MSLVRAQSEEIIFLIFFKYNIVINLKNNNFSFLFYDYETFGIHPALDKPAQFACIKTDFDLNIIQDPICLYCYPSNDYLPNPESILLTGITPQYTIKYGMNEFFFSKKIFKILNINNMCIIGYNNIKFDDEITRNIFYRNFLDPYSWSWKNGNSRWDLIQIIQACYILSPNNILWPKNKLGYISFKLEDLTKINNIKHNSHDALSDVYATIDLARLIKKKKPELFDFLFKYRLKKNIKNLIDIQNYIPLIYIVNFFNKLKNNLICILPILWDSNNPNNLLFFNLHMDVDLLIKYLYKTKIHNINIQTLYKLGINFLKINKCPILVPIDFFNKNKLTKLNINLDLFLKKIDILQKEKLIFNKIKKFLKNYTYNNITNNVDLKIYHSFFSEKDKNIMKKIQTIKINFWKKINVNFLNKNLEEIFFRLKARNFPNLLKENEKKIWFNYRKKIFNLSNLNEYFIKLNQLLEIYRYNVKKYNLLIDLKKYVYSIII from the coding sequence ATGTCACTGGTTCGAGCCCAGTCGGAGGAGATAATTTTTTTAATTTTTTTTAAATATAATATTGTGATTAATTTAAAAAATAATAATTTTAGTTTTTTATTTTATGATTATGAAACATTTGGAATTCATCCTGCTTTAGATAAACCTGCTCAATTTGCATGTATAAAAACTGATTTTGATTTAAATATTATTCAAGATCCAATTTGTTTATATTGTTATCCTTCTAATGATTATTTACCTAATCCAGAATCAATTCTATTAACTGGAATTACACCTCAATATACCATAAAATATGGTATGAATGAATTTTTTTTTTCTAAAAAAATATTTAAAATTTTAAATATTAATAATATGTGTATTATTGGTTATAATAATATTAAATTTGATGATGAAATTACAAGAAATATTTTTTATAGAAATTTTTTAGATCCTTATTCTTGGAGTTGGAAAAATGGTAATTCTAGATGGGATTTAATACAAATTATCCAAGCTTGTTATATTTTATCTCCTAATAATATTTTATGGCCAAAAAATAAATTAGGATATATAAGTTTTAAATTAGAAGATTTAACTAAAATTAATAATATTAAACACAATTCACATGATGCTTTATCTGATGTATATGCAACTATTGATTTAGCTCGTTTAATAAAAAAAAAAAAACCTGAATTATTTGATTTTTTATTTAAATATAGATTAAAAAAAAATATTAAAAATTTAATTGATATTCAAAATTATATTCCTTTAATTTATATTGTAAATTTTTTTAATAAATTAAAAAATAATTTAATTTGTATTCTTCCTATTTTGTGGGATTCTAATAATCCTAATAATTTATTATTTTTTAATTTACATATGGATGTTGATTTATTAATTAAATATTTATATAAAACAAAAATTCATAATATTAATATTCAAACATTATATAAATTAGGAATAAATTTTTTAAAAATAAATAAATGTCCTATATTGGTTCCAATTGATTTTTTTAATAAAAATAAATTAACAAAATTAAATATAAATCTTGATTTATTTTTAAAAAAAATTGATATTTTACAAAAAGAAAAATTAATTTTTAATAAAATTAAAAAATTTTTAAAAAATTATACTTATAATAATATTACAAATAATGTTGATTTAAAAATATATCATTCTTTTTTTTCTGAAAAAGATAAAAATATTATGAAAAAAATACAAACTATTAAAATAAATTTTTGGAAAAAAATAAATGTTAATTTTTTAAATAAAAATTTAGAAGAAATATTTTTCAGATTAAAAGCAAGAAACTTTCCTAATTTATTAAAAGAAAATGAAAAAAAAATATGGTTTAATTATCGTAAAAAAATATTTAATTTAAGTAATTTAAATGAATATTTTATAAAATTAAATCAATTATTAGAAATATATCGTTATAATGTTAAAAAATATAATTTATTAATAGATTTAAAAAAATATGTATATTCAATAATTATATAA
- the rplI gene encoding 50S ribosomal protein L9 produces MKIILLKDIQNLGKFGNIITVKSGYARNYLIPYGMALFANKENIQNLQNKKQDVQIKEIIKIKNSYLRIRKIKEKTPIVIFSKASKKGKLFGSIGLKEILNAITGLGIKIKKNELIIRDGLIRNLGNYNIIFQPHKEVSCYIAIKILSR; encoded by the coding sequence ATGAAAATTATTTTATTAAAAGATATTCAAAATTTAGGTAAATTTGGAAATATTATTACAGTAAAATCAGGATATGCTAGAAATTATCTCATACCATATGGTATGGCATTATTTGCAAATAAAGAAAATATTCAAAATTTACAAAATAAAAAACAAGATGTTCAAATTAAAGAAATTATAAAAATTAAAAATTCATATTTAAGAATTAGAAAAATTAAAGAAAAAACTCCAATTGTTATTTTTTCAAAAGCAAGTAAAAAAGGAAAATTATTTGGATCAATTGGATTAAAAGAAATTTTAAATGCAATTACTGGATTAGGAATTAAAATTAAAAAAAATGAATTAATAATTAGAGATGGGTTAATTCGTAATTTAGGCAATTATAATATTATATTTCAACCTCATAAAGAAGTATCATGTTATATAGCAATTAAAATACTTTCTCGTTAA
- the rpsR gene encoding 30S ribosomal protein S18: protein MIRYFRRRKFCRFTAEKITHIDYKDISILKNYITENSKIVPSRITGTCSKYQKQLSRAIKRARYLALISYTDQHR from the coding sequence ATGATTCGATATTTTCGAAGAAGAAAATTTTGTAGATTTACAGCAGAAAAAATTACTCATATTGATTATAAAGATATATCTATTTTAAAAAATTATATTACTGAAAATAGTAAAATTGTTCCTAGTAGAATAACAGGAACATGTTCAAAATATCAAAAACAATTATCTCGAGCTATAAAACGTGCTCGATATCTTGCATTAATTTCTTATACTGATCAACATCGTTAA
- the rpsF gene encoding 30S ribosomal protein S6, translating to MRHYEIVLMIHPDQTSEQLMKIINEYKMFITKNKGLIHRFEDWGRRQLAYSIKKLRKAYYILMNIELSPNIIIQLKEKFRFNNLIIRNLIIHKKDKIQISSPILKMKDDKKILK from the coding sequence ATGCGTCATTATGAAATTGTACTTATGATACATCCTGATCAAACATCAGAGCAATTAATGAAAATTATTAATGAATATAAAATGTTTATTACAAAGAATAAAGGATTAATACATCGTTTTGAAGATTGGGGAAGAAGACAATTAGCATATTCTATTAAAAAATTACGTAAAGCATATTATATATTAATGAATATTGAATTATCTCCTAATATTATTATACAATTAAAAGAAAAATTTCGTTTTAATAATCTTATTATTCGTAATTTAATTATTCATAAAAAAGATAAAATTCAAATTTCATCACCAATCTTAAAGATGAAAGATGATAAAAAAATATTAAAATAA